A genomic window from Nocardioides rotundus includes:
- a CDS encoding ABC transporter ATP-binding protein translates to MGTPALTLTDVSIRHADATAPVLEHVDLQIDPGEVHVLLGPSGSGKSTLLHVMAGLLSPERGSLQWHGRQSGVHTGFVFQEPRLLPWLDVADNVALAGRFRRHRSRFDRGGVDGLLNRLGLGDLAHRRAQQLSGGEQQRVAVARAIALDPELLLLDEPGSALDPATRQDVQDWLREITSADALSTVLVTHDVDEALYLGHRITMLGAGRIVRSAPNERATRRADVANHPDRSTWLSLYRGGHSPRPEAIAS, encoded by the coding sequence GTGGGAACTCCAGCACTCACCCTGACCGATGTCTCCATCCGCCACGCGGACGCCACTGCACCCGTGCTCGAGCACGTCGATCTGCAGATCGATCCTGGCGAGGTGCATGTCCTCTTGGGACCGAGCGGCAGCGGCAAGTCGACGCTGCTTCACGTCATGGCCGGTCTGCTGAGTCCCGAACGCGGGTCCCTGCAGTGGCACGGTCGCCAGTCGGGCGTCCACACTGGCTTCGTCTTCCAGGAGCCACGGCTGCTGCCGTGGCTCGATGTTGCCGACAACGTGGCCCTCGCGGGGCGGTTCCGTCGTCATCGGTCCCGGTTCGACCGGGGCGGGGTGGACGGGCTGCTGAACAGGCTGGGCCTGGGCGACCTGGCGCACAGGCGCGCCCAGCAGCTGAGCGGCGGCGAGCAGCAACGGGTCGCGGTGGCCCGAGCGATCGCCTTGGACCCCGAGCTGCTGCTCCTGGACGAGCCGGGCAGCGCCCTGGATCCGGCGACCCGCCAGGACGTACAGGACTGGCTGCGTGAGATCACCTCGGCCGATGCCCTCAGCACGGTGCTGGTCACCCACGACGTCGACGAGGCGCTCTACCTCGGCCACCGGATCACCATGCTGGGCGCCGGACGGATCGTGCGGAGCGCCCCCAACGAGCGAGCGACCCGACGCGCCGACGTGGCCAACCACCCGGATCGCTCGACGTGGCTGAGCCTCTACCGAGGCGGCCACTCTCCTCGCCCCGAGGCGATCGCCTCGTGA
- a CDS encoding ABC transporter substrate-binding protein translates to MTRRGVLRAAGLTAVGLGGAAGVADLAAGITASGAAARLQVGYLPITDATPLLMAHARGSFDAPELAAPPPVLFRSWASLGEALISGKVDLVHLLMPAALQLRYDLGADVKVLGWNHTNGSAMTVAPSIDSVEQLAGRAFAIPHWWSVHNVVLQAVLREAGLTPVVREAPSAQDGTVQLVVMSPADLIPALKNGVIGGYVVADPFNAAAEAQGVGRILRFLGDVWRDHACCALVTRGDVIRRDPEAVQAMVDGIVVQQLWSRQHRVQAAGLLSGRGYLPQPLPAIEASLTYDEAAAAKTLVTNPAFEGQRLDFAPWPYRSYTEELVTRMRETTVDGDRRFLDRLGETPHSDLVDDTFVARSLQRNGGFAAFDLPGPSRTEQVVPA, encoded by the coding sequence ATGACCCGACGGGGCGTGCTCAGGGCTGCCGGCCTCACCGCGGTCGGCCTCGGCGGCGCTGCCGGCGTGGCCGACCTCGCCGCCGGCATCACCGCGTCGGGTGCGGCGGCGCGACTTCAGGTCGGGTATCTGCCGATCACCGACGCCACCCCGTTGTTGATGGCGCACGCACGCGGGTCGTTCGACGCACCCGAGCTCGCCGCTCCCCCACCGGTGCTGTTCCGTAGTTGGGCGTCCCTGGGCGAGGCGCTGATCAGCGGCAAGGTCGATCTGGTCCACCTGCTGATGCCGGCCGCGCTGCAGCTGCGATACGACCTCGGCGCCGATGTGAAGGTCCTGGGTTGGAACCACACCAACGGGTCGGCCATGACGGTGGCCCCGAGCATCGACTCGGTGGAGCAGCTGGCGGGACGGGCCTTCGCGATCCCGCACTGGTGGTCGGTGCACAACGTCGTACTCCAGGCCGTCCTGCGGGAGGCCGGCCTGACTCCGGTCGTACGAGAGGCCCCCTCAGCACAGGACGGAACGGTGCAGTTGGTGGTCATGAGCCCTGCCGACCTGATCCCCGCGCTGAAGAACGGCGTGATCGGCGGGTACGTCGTTGCCGACCCGTTCAACGCCGCCGCCGAGGCTCAGGGGGTGGGGCGCATCCTCCGCTTCCTCGGCGACGTCTGGCGCGACCATGCCTGCTGCGCGCTGGTCACCCGCGGCGACGTCATCCGCAGGGACCCCGAGGCGGTTCAGGCGATGGTCGACGGGATCGTCGTCCAGCAGCTCTGGTCGCGGCAACATCGGGTCCAGGCCGCCGGTCTGCTCTCCGGGCGTGGGTATCTCCCTCAGCCCCTGCCCGCGATCGAGGCCTCATTGACCTACGACGAGGCGGCGGCCGCGAAGACGCTGGTCACGAACCCTGCATTCGAGGGTCAACGGCTCGACTTCGCTCCGTGGCCGTACCGCTCCTACACCGAGGAGCTCGTGACCCGGATGCGCGAGACCACGGTCGACGGTGACCGTCGCTTCCTCGACCGACTCGGCGAGACACCACACAGCGACCTCGTGGACGACACCTTCGTCGCGAGGTCGTTGCAGCGCAACGGCGGCTTCGCTGCGTTCGACCTGCCCGGACCGTCCCGAACAGAACAGGTGGTCCCCGCATGA
- a CDS encoding ABC transporter permease, protein MTQRTLAPSPYSSPPARVRARYRSGGSLVARALPGVVSVVVATFLWWLATEVSDNPLIAQFGPQYALPAIGELWRQGVLVDDILVSTSRLLVGLLVAVVVGVPFGVLLGTSTLADRAARPVVSFLRMISPLAWAPIAVALFGIGSRPVHFLVAAAAVWPIVINSAHGVRTVDQKWRTMAISLGASRTEVLRHIVLPAASGSFLTGLRLALGVAWIVLVPAEMLGVTSGLGYQILNSRDQLAYDQVVGVIVVIGILGFTLDWLAQRLLTPSRRDR, encoded by the coding sequence ATGACCCAGCGGACCCTCGCGCCCAGCCCGTACAGCAGCCCTCCGGCGCGCGTGCGTGCACGCTACCGCTCAGGGGGAAGCCTGGTGGCGCGGGCGCTCCCCGGAGTGGTGAGCGTCGTGGTGGCGACCTTCTTGTGGTGGCTTGCCACCGAGGTCTCCGACAACCCGTTGATCGCCCAGTTCGGCCCGCAGTACGCACTGCCCGCGATCGGAGAGTTGTGGCGCCAGGGCGTGCTGGTCGACGACATCCTCGTCTCCACCTCGCGTCTGCTCGTGGGGTTGCTCGTCGCCGTCGTGGTCGGCGTACCGTTCGGCGTGTTGCTCGGCACCTCGACGCTCGCTGATCGGGCCGCACGTCCGGTGGTCTCGTTCCTGCGGATGATCTCGCCGTTGGCCTGGGCCCCCATCGCGGTCGCCCTCTTCGGCATCGGCAGCCGGCCCGTGCACTTCCTGGTCGCCGCGGCCGCGGTGTGGCCGATCGTGATCAACTCGGCCCATGGCGTACGCACCGTGGATCAGAAGTGGAGGACGATGGCGATCTCGCTCGGCGCGAGCCGCACGGAGGTGCTGCGCCACATCGTGCTACCTGCGGCCAGCGGTTCCTTCCTCACCGGCCTGCGACTGGCGCTCGGGGTCGCATGGATCGTGCTCGTCCCGGCGGAGATGCTCGGGGTGACCTCGGGCCTGGGGTACCAGATCCTCAACTCCCGCGACCAACTCGCCTACGACCAGGTCGTCGGCGTCATCGTGGTGATCGGGATCCTCGGCTTCACGCTCGACTGGCTCGCGCAACGTCTGTTGACGCCGTCGCGACGGGACCGCTGA
- a CDS encoding DNA polymerase beta superfamily protein — MVQARVVSGDRSLPAGFAHPHASEQARAIAEAGMILRVQVGSGVHGTAVSGQDDRDEMGICLEPPEFVTGLARVPRGIDGEGEVEFEQYQRHTVWDEAGGLANRSGAGDLDVVIYSARKWCRLALAGNPTVLLALFVPDEEVVFRNQVGAELVDNAHRFVSKLAAARFLGYLQSQRSPMLGESGAHTNRPELVAVHGYDTKFAMHALRLGHDRCTCPWFAKHQGSRGPCKHVLAARLVSGPVATASTDVARASRA; from the coding sequence ATGGTTCAGGCGAGGGTTGTCTCCGGCGATAGGTCGCTGCCGGCTGGGTTTGCGCACCCGCATGCCTCGGAGCAAGCGCGGGCGATCGCCGAGGCGGGCATGATCCTGCGGGTCCAGGTCGGCTCGGGGGTGCACGGCACCGCCGTCAGCGGTCAGGACGACCGCGATGAGATGGGGATCTGCCTCGAGCCGCCTGAGTTCGTCACCGGCCTCGCACGGGTTCCTCGCGGTATCGACGGCGAGGGTGAAGTCGAGTTCGAGCAGTACCAGCGCCACACCGTCTGGGACGAGGCCGGCGGACTGGCGAATCGGTCCGGGGCAGGTGACCTCGACGTGGTCATCTACTCGGCGCGCAAGTGGTGCCGCCTCGCGCTGGCTGGGAACCCGACGGTCCTGCTCGCGCTGTTCGTGCCGGATGAGGAAGTGGTGTTCAGGAACCAGGTCGGAGCCGAGTTGGTCGACAATGCGCACCGCTTCGTCTCCAAACTGGCAGCGGCCCGGTTCCTCGGCTACCTGCAGAGCCAGAGGTCCCCGATGCTCGGCGAATCCGGCGCGCACACCAATCGTCCAGAGCTGGTCGCTGTACATGGGTATGACACGAAGTTCGCGATGCACGCGCTGCGCCTCGGCCACGACCGGTGCACCTGCCCGTGGTTCGCCAAGCACCAGGGCAGCAGGGGCCCGTGCAAGCACGTGCTCGCGGCGAGGCTGGTCAGCGGTCCCGTCGCGACGGCGTCAACAGACGTTGCGCGAGCCAGTCGAGCGTGA